The Candidatus Obscuribacterales bacterium genome has a segment encoding these proteins:
- the leuB gene encoding 3-isopropylmalate dehydrogenase yields the protein MTQQYRITLLSGDGIGPEIMAVAVKMLERVGQQCDLTFDFQDALMGGVAIDATGSPLPDETLSICRQSDAVLLAAIGGAKWDSLPNHQRPERGLLGLRAGLGLFANLRPATILPQLIDASSLKREVVEGVDIMVVRELTGGIYFGQPRGIFETESGQKRGVNTMVYEDAEVDRIGRVAFETAQKRGGKLCSVDKSNVLEVSQLWRDRMTLLAKDYPDVELSHLYVDNAAMQLLRWPKQFDTIVTGNLFGDILSDAAAMLTGSIGMLPSASLGSSGPGVFEPVHGSAPDIAGQDKANPIAQVLSAAMMLRYGLNQPLAADRLEQAVMTVLDQGYRTGDIMSDGMTLVGCQAMGEALLTAL from the coding sequence ATGACACAGCAGTACCGCATCACACTTCTCTCCGGCGATGGCATCGGCCCTGAAATTATGGCTGTTGCGGTCAAGATGCTGGAGCGCGTCGGGCAACAGTGTGATCTGACGTTTGACTTCCAAGATGCTTTGATGGGCGGCGTGGCCATTGATGCCACGGGCAGTCCTTTGCCTGACGAAACCCTAAGTATCTGCCGTCAGAGTGATGCCGTCTTGCTAGCCGCTATCGGTGGTGCTAAATGGGATTCTTTGCCCAATCATCAGCGTCCGGAGCGTGGTCTCCTAGGCTTGCGGGCTGGGCTGGGCCTGTTTGCCAACCTGCGTCCGGCAACCATTTTGCCCCAGTTGATCGATGCCTCTAGCCTCAAGCGCGAGGTGGTGGAGGGTGTTGATATTATGGTGGTGCGGGAACTGACTGGCGGCATCTACTTTGGCCAACCCCGAGGAATTTTTGAGACGGAGTCGGGACAAAAGCGCGGCGTCAACACCATGGTCTATGAAGATGCCGAGGTGGATCGCATCGGGCGAGTAGCGTTTGAAACAGCCCAAAAACGTGGCGGGAAGCTGTGCTCAGTGGATAAATCCAACGTGCTGGAAGTGTCGCAGCTATGGCGCGATCGCATGACCCTGCTGGCGAAGGACTATCCCGATGTGGAACTCTCGCATCTCTATGTAGACAACGCGGCCATGCAGTTGCTCCGCTGGCCCAAACAGTTCGATACCATTGTGACGGGGAATCTTTTTGGGGATATTCTCTCCGATGCGGCGGCCATGCTCACCGGCAGTATTGGCATGTTGCCGTCGGCTAGTCTAGGCAGTTCTGGCCCCGGTGTGTTTGAGCCTGTGCATGGATCGGCTCCAGATATTGCCGGACAGGATAAGGCCAACCCCATTGCCCAGGTCTTGAGCGCTGCCATGATGCTACGCTATGGCCTCAATCAACCCTTGGCCGCCGATCGCTTAGAGCAGGCGGTGATGACGGTGCTCGACCAAGGCTATCGTACCGGCGACATTATGTCGGACGGTATGACCCTCGTGGGCTGCCAGGCGATGGGCGAGGCCTTGCTGACGGCGTTGTA